From a region of the Stenotrophomonas sp. BIO128-Bstrain genome:
- a CDS encoding RusA family crossover junction endodeoxyribonuclease: MIIRIVVYGSPAPQGSKSFKGLAKSGRAILAESSKKVRPWRQDVKLAAQQLRSQLGLQMLDEPLVVRMTFTLHKPLSAPKRRRVFPCKLPDLSKLVRSTEDALTDAGIWRDDARVVECSAAKRYPGEGADALDAPGCVIEIERIGA, encoded by the coding sequence ATGATTATTCGGATTGTGGTCTATGGCTCGCCGGCGCCGCAGGGCAGCAAGTCGTTCAAGGGCCTGGCCAAGAGCGGCCGGGCGATCCTAGCTGAGTCGTCGAAGAAGGTCCGGCCATGGCGGCAGGACGTGAAGCTGGCCGCCCAGCAGCTGCGCAGCCAGCTCGGGTTGCAGATGCTTGATGAGCCCCTCGTGGTCCGCATGACGTTCACCCTCCACAAGCCGCTGAGCGCCCCGAAGCGCCGTAGGGTCTTCCCCTGCAAGCTGCCGGACCTCTCCAAGCTGGTCCGATCGACCGAGGACGCGCTGACCGACGCCGGGATCTGGCGGGATGACGCCCGGGTCGTGGAATGCAGCGCTGCCAAGCGCTACCCGGGGGAGGGCGCAGATGCCCTCGACGCGCCCGGGTGCGTGATCGAGATCGAGAGGATCGGCGCGTGA
- a CDS encoding DUF2280 domain-containing protein, with protein sequence MPALDAQVKTFIVQQLACFDTPSTVVEAVKTEFGQAVSRQTVESHDPTKHAGRKLAQRWVELFNTTRERFKAETADIPIANRAVRLRALNRMANKAEGMKNMALAAQLIEQAAKETGGAYTNRQQVEHSGPNGGPIQSADMTPGQFREEAKKLLQEV encoded by the coding sequence ATGCCCGCGCTCGACGCCCAGGTGAAGACCTTCATCGTCCAGCAGTTGGCGTGCTTCGACACGCCCAGCACGGTGGTGGAGGCGGTCAAGACTGAGTTCGGTCAGGCCGTGAGCCGCCAGACGGTGGAATCGCACGACCCTACCAAGCACGCAGGGCGGAAGCTGGCGCAGCGCTGGGTCGAGCTGTTCAACACCACCCGGGAGCGCTTCAAGGCCGAGACGGCGGACATTCCCATCGCCAACCGAGCCGTCCGACTGCGCGCGTTGAACCGGATGGCCAACAAGGCAGAAGGGATGAAGAACATGGCCTTGGCCGCCCAGCTCATCGAGCAGGCGGCCAAGGAGACAGGCGGGGCGTACACGAACCGCCAGCAAGTCGAACACAGCGGCCCCAACGGTGGGCCGATCCAGAGCGCCGACATGACCCCCGGCCAGTTCCGAGAGGAGGCGAAGAAGCTGCTGCAGGAGGTGTGA
- a CDS encoding recombination protein NinB — translation MNALKPADWQERGEGMMTPKQQRMLNAICGDLAAGLSWHGQRLTKDDWRHMVAGTMLGWRLMPAIDRGQGAPGHIMLGGSSLKLTKSLACDAITVLVQIGDHPEEQGMRAKPVRWSDTVLLGLGFKESDFQEVSVRNVR, via the coding sequence ATGAACGCGCTGAAACCAGCCGATTGGCAGGAGCGCGGCGAGGGCATGATGACGCCCAAGCAGCAGCGCATGCTCAACGCCATTTGCGGCGACCTCGCCGCCGGGCTGTCTTGGCACGGCCAGCGCCTGACCAAGGACGACTGGCGCCACATGGTGGCTGGCACGATGCTCGGCTGGCGCCTGATGCCGGCTATCGATCGCGGGCAGGGCGCGCCCGGTCACATCATGCTTGGCGGGTCCAGCCTCAAGCTCACCAAGTCACTGGCGTGCGACGCCATCACCGTCCTGGTGCAGATCGGTGACCACCCGGAAGAGCAGGGCATGCGCGCCAAGCCCGTGCGATGGTCGGACACGGTGCTACTTGGTTTGGGATTCAAAGAAAGCGATTTCCAAGAAGTGAGCGTGCGCAATGTCCGCTAA
- the terL gene encoding phage terminase large subunit yields MGELTAQQKLVAAELAREDFYFYSRYTFLRKKGFQWMRAKHHAPLCAALDRVYRGECKRLVINLPPRYSKTELAVVNWMSWCLGKVPDSEFIHISYAAPLALNNSANTRELVQHEVYGEIFPEVELRKDSSAKGDWRTTKGGVVYATGAEGTVTGFGAGKARPGFGGAIIIDDPHKPGEADSDTVRQGVLDWFNNTLQSRVNSADTPIIVIMQRLHERDLAGWLLGRKPGEDPRPGGNGEVWEHVCFEALSEDGEALWPEKHTAADLNRMRESMPYVFSGQYQQQPSPGDGGIIKTAKIETVDALPAGLQFVRGWDLAGTEAKMKRGDWTVGAKLGRSQDGVIYIADVLRERMGPDEVETAIGNTGKADMVLQSIPQDPGQAGKAQVMHLSRKLYGVPATFSLESGDKATRAAGFAAQVNAGNVKMLRAPWNDALLNEFKMFPNGHYDDQVDACSRAFNSLDDSLALFMAQAQ; encoded by the coding sequence GTGGGCGAGCTGACCGCTCAGCAAAAGCTGGTTGCGGCCGAGCTGGCGCGGGAGGACTTCTATTTCTACAGCCGCTACACGTTCCTGCGGAAGAAGGGCTTCCAGTGGATGCGGGCCAAGCACCATGCCCCTCTGTGCGCGGCCTTGGACCGGGTCTATCGGGGCGAGTGCAAGCGCCTGGTGATCAACCTGCCGCCGCGGTATTCGAAGACCGAGCTGGCGGTCGTGAACTGGATGTCCTGGTGCCTGGGCAAGGTGCCGGACTCCGAGTTCATCCACATCAGCTATGCCGCACCACTGGCCCTGAACAACAGCGCCAATACCCGCGAGCTGGTGCAGCACGAGGTCTACGGGGAGATCTTCCCCGAGGTCGAGCTGCGCAAGGACAGCAGCGCCAAGGGCGACTGGCGGACAACCAAGGGCGGGGTGGTCTATGCCACCGGTGCCGAGGGCACAGTGACCGGCTTCGGCGCGGGCAAGGCTCGGCCCGGCTTTGGCGGCGCGATCATCATCGATGACCCGCACAAGCCGGGCGAGGCCGACAGCGACACGGTCCGCCAGGGCGTGCTGGACTGGTTCAACAACACGCTGCAGTCCCGCGTGAACAGCGCGGACACGCCGATCATCGTGATCATGCAGCGCCTGCACGAGCGGGACCTGGCCGGCTGGCTCCTGGGCCGCAAGCCCGGCGAAGATCCGCGACCGGGTGGGAATGGTGAGGTGTGGGAGCACGTCTGCTTCGAGGCGCTGTCGGAGGACGGCGAGGCCCTGTGGCCTGAGAAGCACACTGCCGCCGACCTCAACCGCATGCGCGAATCGATGCCCTACGTCTTCTCGGGGCAGTACCAGCAGCAGCCATCTCCAGGCGACGGCGGGATCATCAAGACCGCCAAGATCGAGACGGTCGATGCGCTTCCCGCCGGCCTGCAGTTCGTGCGCGGGTGGGACTTGGCTGGAACCGAGGCGAAGATGAAGCGGGGTGACTGGACCGTGGGCGCCAAGCTGGGCCGCAGTCAGGACGGCGTCATCTACATCGCGGACGTCCTGCGCGAGCGGATGGGCCCGGACGAAGTGGAGACGGCGATCGGGAACACCGGCAAGGCCGATATGGTCCTCCAGTCGATCCCGCAGGACCCCGGACAGGCAGGCAAGGCGCAGGTCATGCACCTGAGTCGCAAGCTCTACGGCGTGCCGGCCACCTTCTCGCTTGAGAGCGGGGACAAGGCCACACGCGCGGCAGGCTTCGCCGCCCAGGTCAATGCCGGCAACGTGAAGATGCTCCGGGCGCCCTGGAACGACGCGCTGCTCAACGAATTCAAGATGTTTCCCAACGGCCACTACGACGACCAAGTGGATGCGTGTTCGCGCGCCTTCAACTCCCTGGACGACTCACTGGCCCTCTTCATGGCACAGGCTCAATGA
- a CDS encoding holin, with amino-acid sequence MTFSLWSLAAVPALIVIFLTALYGLNDVQIRKLRQLARGQGLVELALGASFALMASMSFLMMAACLMGADLYTWRGTFLMWGIAGVFGLVGRFAPWRNWIQRIAAAEADAAGAQA; translated from the coding sequence ATGACGTTCTCCCTGTGGTCGCTGGCAGCAGTTCCAGCGCTGATCGTGATTTTCCTGACCGCCCTCTACGGCTTGAACGACGTCCAGATCCGGAAGCTCCGGCAACTGGCACGCGGTCAAGGCCTGGTGGAGCTGGCCCTCGGTGCATCGTTCGCCTTGATGGCCTCGATGAGCTTCCTGATGATGGCTGCCTGCCTGATGGGTGCCGACCTCTACACATGGCGGGGCACCTTCCTCATGTGGGGTATCGCCGGGGTCTTCGGCCTTGTCGGCAGGTTCGCTCCCTGGCGGAACTGGATTCAGCGAATCGCCGCAGCTGAAGCTGATGCCGCTGGTGCCCAGGCATGA
- a CDS encoding lysis system i-spanin subunit Rz, with product MNRSLIILLAVAVWSAGMFGAGWAWRGDRADGAEARQQADANAGQVQEVNQARSTEHTQAEVMATIGAKHEEDRATAQAVPAAVVAGVRDGSLQLRDDLATCETSRLSQAVAGAVERDARAELRPEVAGAALQIVTDAQDHVIACQAVVREYEGQE from the coding sequence ATGAACCGCTCTCTGATCATCCTCCTGGCAGTTGCGGTTTGGTCGGCTGGCATGTTCGGTGCTGGCTGGGCATGGCGAGGCGATCGCGCCGATGGCGCGGAAGCCCGGCAGCAGGCCGACGCCAACGCCGGTCAGGTGCAGGAGGTAAACCAAGCCCGCAGCACCGAACACACCCAGGCCGAGGTCATGGCCACCATCGGAGCGAAGCATGAAGAAGATCGCGCTACGGCCCAGGCCGTCCCTGCTGCTGTTGTTGCTGGGGTGCGTGATGGCAGTCTCCAGCTGCGCGACGACCTCGCCACCTGCGAGACCAGCCGCCTGTCCCAAGCCGTTGCCGGCGCCGTCGAACGTGATGCGCGAGCCGAACTACGTCCAGAGGTTGCAGGGGCTGCTCTTCAAATCGTCACCGACGCCCAAGACCACGTCATCGCCTGCCAAGCCGTAGTGCGAGAGTACGAAGGGCAGGAGTAG
- a CDS encoding winged helix-turn-helix domain-containing protein has translation MSHLPARNTDPDTSHEAARELVDSGAQAQQQAQVATAVRQYPGLTSRELAFSAGLDRHMVARRLPELESDGLVVHGAPRICSMSRKRCQTWLPVLADEDTVPLAA, from the coding sequence GTGAGCCACCTTCCCGCACGCAACACCGATCCGGACACAAGCCATGAAGCGGCGCGCGAGCTCGTAGATTCGGGCGCGCAGGCACAGCAGCAGGCGCAGGTTGCCACGGCGGTTCGACAGTATCCCGGACTCACCAGCCGGGAGCTGGCGTTCTCCGCCGGCCTGGACCGCCACATGGTCGCCCGCCGATTGCCGGAACTCGAATCGGATGGCCTGGTGGTCCACGGAGCGCCGCGCATCTGCAGCATGAGCCGCAAGCGCTGCCAGACGTGGCTGCCTGTGCTGGCCGACGAAGACACGGTGCCGCTGGCTGCCTGA
- a CDS encoding phage regulatory CII family protein — protein MNITDAAHKTVKDYPGGAEALATRLITVNDKGEEKPMSGAVLRNKINPNNTTHRLTLAEANEIMGLTGDHRILVALAAEHGYGLHGLEPPADAGCLTSTILATSASKGHFAEMLHKCLQDGLITDNEFSELQSAATAVQSSLIVLMTRLRESKGQKDVL, from the coding sequence ATGAACATTACTGACGCAGCACACAAGACCGTGAAGGACTACCCGGGCGGCGCCGAGGCGCTGGCGACCAGGCTGATCACCGTGAACGACAAAGGCGAAGAGAAGCCCATGTCCGGGGCGGTGCTCCGCAACAAGATCAACCCGAACAACACGACCCACCGGCTCACCCTGGCCGAGGCCAACGAGATCATGGGCCTGACGGGCGACCACCGGATCCTGGTCGCTCTGGCGGCCGAGCACGGCTATGGCCTGCATGGTCTGGAGCCGCCAGCGGATGCCGGTTGCCTCACGAGCACGATCCTGGCGACCTCAGCCAGCAAGGGTCATTTTGCCGAAATGCTGCACAAGTGCCTGCAGGACGGCCTGATCACTGACAACGAATTCTCCGAGCTGCAGAGCGCAGCGACCGCGGTGCAGTCATCGCTGATCGTCCTCATGACGCGCCTGCGCGAGTCGAAGGGTCAGAAGGACGTGCTGTGA
- a CDS encoding DUF1073 domain-containing protein, with product MLGAGAIAALTSAMGQSDAAMYAEGGLPARVVDLPADNAVKGGITITGDTDGVILAEVERLKVLPLLADAARWARLRGGGCLLLIVADGGLLRDPMNVDRLDTIHELRVYDIDDLSVDRSYNNPNEITYGQPELYRLSVRGAGTQVVVHESRLVEVPGDPMPASMKQDSIPWRGRAAAARAFRRIRDYIDSVGLAREILRRKQQAVHKMKGMAQAIQAQQEEMIQKRLTMVDQARGVRNSVAVDADDDYDIRDTSVGGVNQILQEMQIALSAESGIPVTLLFGRSPGGQNATGDADFEGYYNLVEQLRSLRMQPALERIISLICAQNTMAGKAPNNWTVVWSPLKQLTQKELADIGKTKAETLKIEADAVVAIMGTSAVSEDEAREYVKQRGLFGLDPDDTTPGTAKTYAAQT from the coding sequence GTGCTGGGCGCAGGCGCGATTGCTGCCCTCACCAGCGCGATGGGCCAGAGCGACGCGGCCATGTATGCCGAGGGCGGCCTGCCCGCGCGGGTGGTCGACCTGCCGGCGGATAACGCTGTAAAGGGTGGGATCACCATCACCGGCGACACCGATGGCGTCATCCTCGCGGAGGTCGAGCGCCTCAAGGTGCTCCCGTTGCTGGCGGACGCAGCACGATGGGCCCGACTGCGCGGGGGTGGGTGCCTGCTGCTGATCGTGGCCGACGGCGGTCTCCTGCGCGATCCGATGAATGTCGATCGCCTGGACACCATTCACGAGCTGCGCGTCTACGACATCGATGACCTTTCGGTCGACCGTTCGTACAACAACCCGAACGAGATCACCTACGGCCAGCCGGAGCTGTACCGCCTTTCGGTACGCGGCGCAGGTACGCAGGTGGTGGTGCACGAGTCCCGCTTGGTGGAGGTGCCGGGCGACCCGATGCCGGCGTCCATGAAGCAGGACAGCATTCCGTGGCGGGGCCGCGCCGCCGCCGCTCGCGCCTTCCGGCGGATCCGCGACTACATCGACAGCGTCGGTTTGGCGCGCGAGATCCTGCGGCGCAAGCAGCAGGCCGTGCACAAGATGAAGGGGATGGCCCAGGCCATCCAGGCGCAGCAGGAGGAAATGATCCAGAAGCGCCTGACGATGGTCGATCAGGCGCGCGGTGTTCGAAACAGCGTCGCCGTTGATGCCGATGACGACTACGACATCCGCGATACCAGCGTCGGCGGGGTCAACCAGATCCTTCAGGAGATGCAGATTGCGCTGTCGGCCGAGTCCGGCATCCCCGTGACGCTGCTGTTCGGGCGCTCGCCCGGCGGCCAGAACGCCACCGGCGATGCCGACTTCGAGGGCTACTACAACCTGGTGGAGCAGCTGCGCAGCCTGCGCATGCAGCCTGCTCTGGAGCGGATCATCTCCTTGATCTGCGCTCAGAACACGATGGCCGGCAAGGCGCCAAACAACTGGACTGTGGTGTGGTCGCCCTTGAAGCAGCTCACGCAGAAGGAACTGGCCGATATCGGCAAGACCAAGGCCGAGACGCTCAAGATCGAGGCGGATGCGGTGGTCGCCATCATGGGGACCAGCGCGGTCTCTGAAGACGAGGCGCGGGAGTACGTGAAGCAGCGTGGCCTGTTCGGCCTCGATCCCGATGACACCACGCCGGGCACGGCCAAGACCTATGCAGCGCAGACATGA
- a CDS encoding putative metallopeptidase, protein MGRPQPPTDLHEIDLEDMAMRFRPAPDVWEWIEAEVLSEDGNLHNPDHLHLQGADVGILWAGTCFTKQGRTVVGQAEIVAFRAGGWQKARMERQMVDWFGRVPEVVITLTADYCSSCTDTEFCALVEHELYHVAQETDQYGAPKFRRDGSAALTMRAHDVEEFVGVVRRYGAGEQVQKLVDAAQRPPEVARLDIARSCGTCLLRAA, encoded by the coding sequence ATGGGCAGGCCTCAGCCCCCGACCGACCTACACGAAATCGATCTGGAGGACATGGCAATGCGGTTCCGGCCTGCTCCGGATGTATGGGAGTGGATCGAAGCCGAGGTGCTGTCCGAGGACGGGAACCTGCACAACCCCGATCACCTGCACCTACAGGGTGCAGACGTGGGCATCCTCTGGGCGGGCACCTGTTTCACCAAGCAGGGCCGGACCGTTGTCGGCCAGGCCGAGATAGTGGCTTTCCGGGCGGGTGGGTGGCAGAAGGCCCGGATGGAGCGCCAGATGGTGGACTGGTTCGGGCGCGTACCTGAGGTGGTCATCACTCTGACCGCCGATTACTGCTCCAGCTGCACCGACACGGAGTTCTGCGCTCTGGTGGAGCACGAGCTCTACCACGTTGCCCAAGAGACCGATCAGTACGGAGCCCCGAAGTTCCGTAGGGATGGATCCGCCGCCCTGACGATGCGAGCCCATGACGTGGAAGAGTTCGTCGGGGTGGTTCGCAGGTATGGGGCAGGGGAACAGGTCCAGAAGCTCGTAGACGCAGCACAGAGGCCGCCTGAGGTGGCCAGACTAGATATCGCCCGGTCGTGTGGCACCTGCCTGCTGAGGGCGGCGTAG
- a CDS encoding DUF2213 domain-containing protein yields the protein MPTVQRFDRMPLRATRTAEGFVQDTAVLTRTGIFEYRQPNGSIRREYRPPEEVFHADSLASYKGKPITIGHPGLVTSKNAKLHTCGACLGEGRADGNDVLGDLMIYDTSAIDAGAKELSNGYTLDLDETPGEINGERYDAVQRNIRVNHIALVPRGRAGNARLNLDAADADTTEEDNPMPTNMVQVRLDSGLSYEAAPEVANAYQASQDALTASRSDADKERARADAAEAKLKDAEKDAEKIRQDAATAAKARLKLEDTATKVGAEFKQDATDTEIRTAVIKKVRGDSFDLTGKSEGYIEAAYDLAVADKGQRQDAVAHQRHEITPPASGKPEVRQDARSARERMIARASGETTED from the coding sequence ATGCCAACCGTTCAGCGGTTCGACCGCATGCCGCTGCGTGCCACTCGCACGGCCGAGGGCTTCGTGCAGGACACGGCCGTGCTCACGCGAACCGGGATCTTCGAATACCGACAGCCCAATGGCTCCATCCGCCGCGAATACCGTCCGCCGGAGGAGGTGTTCCACGCCGACTCCCTGGCCAGCTACAAGGGCAAGCCGATCACCATCGGCCATCCCGGGCTGGTGACGTCGAAGAACGCCAAGCTCCACACCTGTGGCGCATGTCTCGGCGAGGGGAGGGCGGACGGCAACGACGTGCTCGGCGATCTGATGATCTACGACACCTCAGCGATCGATGCCGGCGCCAAGGAGCTGAGCAACGGATACACGCTCGACCTGGACGAAACCCCGGGCGAGATCAACGGCGAGCGCTACGACGCCGTGCAGCGAAACATCAGGGTGAATCACATCGCCTTGGTCCCCCGTGGCCGTGCGGGCAACGCCCGGCTCAATCTCGATGCGGCAGACGCCGACACAACTGAGGAAGACAACCCCATGCCCACGAACATGGTGCAAGTTCGCTTGGATAGCGGCCTGTCCTACGAGGCGGCGCCCGAAGTCGCCAATGCGTACCAGGCCAGCCAGGACGCCCTGACCGCATCCCGGTCGGATGCCGATAAGGAGCGCGCACGCGCCGACGCCGCCGAGGCCAAGCTGAAGGACGCGGAGAAGGACGCCGAGAAGATCCGCCAGGACGCGGCCACCGCCGCCAAGGCCCGCCTCAAGCTCGAAGACACCGCCACCAAGGTCGGCGCCGAATTCAAGCAGGACGCCACCGACACCGAGATCCGCACCGCGGTGATCAAGAAGGTGCGCGGCGACAGCTTCGATCTGACCGGCAAGTCCGAAGGCTACATCGAGGCGGCCTACGACCTGGCCGTCGCCGACAAGGGTCAGCGCCAGGACGCCGTGGCCCACCAGCGCCACGAGATCACCCCGCCGGCCAGCGGCAAGCCGGAAGTCCGCCAGGACGCCCGTTCCGCGCGTGAGCGCATGATCGCCCGCGCGAGCGGCGAAACCACCGAGGACTGA
- a CDS encoding nuclease domain-containing protein has product MHGNYRDRALLDAVYQVECTLQIDGCCEGGFGEPAHSNQSRHGKGGGLKAHDCFVASACRSCHRELDQGRRFTREEKAEIWLRGHERTMLALWQMGLIQVAA; this is encoded by the coding sequence ATGCACGGCAACTACCGCGACCGCGCCCTGCTGGACGCCGTGTACCAAGTCGAATGCACCCTGCAGATCGACGGGTGCTGTGAAGGCGGCTTCGGCGAGCCGGCGCACAGCAACCAGAGCCGGCACGGGAAGGGAGGCGGCCTGAAGGCGCACGACTGTTTCGTGGCCAGCGCTTGCCGGAGCTGCCACCGTGAGCTGGACCAGGGGCGGCGCTTCACGCGCGAGGAGAAGGCCGAGATCTGGCTTCGCGGTCATGAGCGGACCATGCTGGCCCTGTGGCAGATGGGCCTGATCCAGGTGGCCGCATGA
- a CDS encoding phage minor head protein, producing the protein MKKKPGKARRWLYPAGVERDYTRRLVTIADEAVQAIEPAVLRALGYRADIADPSIDIGWYQGLIQALQAGTSLSPVQDQVLGPLISEFARRTTRFNKQQFHGVLRSAYGVNVLTADPELRDMLSVWESENLELIKSLPTKYVDQLRGQVTAAVQSGKSLRDVVALVKKTGKVTKGRAELIARDQIGKLNGDITQARQQGIGVEEYRWRGVLDGRERSEHVAREGKTYRWDKPPEDGHPGQPIRCRCSAEAVLPDLDDLNALIVH; encoded by the coding sequence ATGAAGAAGAAGCCCGGCAAGGCGCGGCGCTGGCTGTACCCGGCGGGCGTGGAGCGCGACTACACCCGCCGCCTGGTGACGATCGCCGACGAGGCTGTGCAGGCCATCGAGCCTGCAGTGCTTCGGGCGCTGGGCTACCGGGCCGATATCGCTGATCCTTCCATCGACATTGGCTGGTATCAGGGGCTGATCCAAGCCTTGCAGGCCGGCACTAGCCTCTCGCCAGTGCAGGACCAGGTGCTTGGGCCATTGATCAGCGAGTTTGCCCGGCGGACGACCAGATTCAACAAGCAGCAGTTCCACGGCGTCCTGCGTTCTGCCTACGGCGTGAACGTGCTGACCGCCGATCCCGAGCTGCGGGACATGCTGAGCGTCTGGGAGTCCGAGAATCTGGAGCTGATCAAGTCGCTGCCGACGAAGTACGTCGACCAGCTGCGCGGCCAGGTGACCGCGGCGGTGCAGTCCGGCAAGAGCCTGCGCGACGTGGTCGCGCTGGTGAAGAAGACCGGCAAGGTCACGAAAGGCCGCGCCGAGCTGATCGCGCGGGACCAGATCGGCAAGTTGAACGGGGACATCACCCAGGCTCGGCAGCAGGGCATCGGCGTCGAGGAATACCGCTGGCGCGGTGTTCTGGACGGCCGCGAGCGCTCCGAGCACGTCGCCCGCGAGGGCAAGACCTACCGATGGGACAAGCCGCCGGAAGACGGGCACCCCGGGCAGCCGATCCGGTGCCGGTGCAGCGCCGAGGCTGTCCTGCCTGATCTGGACGACCTGAACGCCCTGATCGTTCACTGA
- a CDS encoding DUF1376 domain-containing protein translates to MNYYERHLGDYAKDTGHLSLLEHGVYTLLLDRYYATESGIPEDQAHRIARARSADERAAVDVVLAEFFRLEGNLWVNGRVEEELEKARGRIATARANGKKGGRPPKKNPNETHEEPNGFPLGSGNETGSKAHQTPDTTFTPDRSKQAPEISEVATLAGRACLLMRQAGCPTTNPSHPDLLAGLAEGVTPEAYADTVAEGMSRAPPVAKPFAWAISTARARHAEGPKQPPQNTGTHHGTRRLAPADEVEHFIRARGQGGNVIDATPAIAERYGSAVETHGSDLRAQVDQRLHGESGGLSGGDVVEGTFRVVGSAAR, encoded by the coding sequence ATGAATTACTACGAGCGCCACCTGGGCGATTACGCGAAGGACACGGGCCACCTGAGCCTGCTGGAGCACGGCGTCTACACGCTGCTTCTCGATCGCTACTACGCCACGGAGAGCGGCATTCCCGAGGATCAGGCGCATCGCATCGCGCGCGCGCGGTCAGCTGACGAGCGCGCTGCGGTCGATGTGGTCCTGGCCGAGTTCTTCCGTCTGGAGGGAAACCTCTGGGTTAACGGCCGTGTGGAAGAGGAGCTGGAGAAGGCGCGCGGCCGGATCGCCACCGCCCGCGCAAACGGAAAAAAGGGCGGCAGACCCCCCAAAAAGAACCCGAATGAAACCCACGAGGAACCCAATGGGTTTCCGCTGGGTTCTGGAAATGAAACCGGATCGAAAGCTCACCAAACACCAGACACCACCTTTACTCCAGATAGATCTAAGCAAGCACCAGAGATCTCTGAGGTCGCGACGTTGGCGGGGCGCGCATGCCTGCTGATGCGACAGGCCGGATGTCCAACGACCAACCCGAGCCACCCGGACCTGCTTGCTGGGCTGGCGGAGGGTGTGACGCCGGAGGCCTACGCAGACACCGTCGCCGAGGGAATGAGCCGAGCTCCTCCGGTAGCCAAGCCATTCGCCTGGGCGATCAGCACAGCCCGGGCCCGTCATGCCGAAGGCCCCAAGCAACCACCACAGAACACCGGAACCCATCATGGAACACGTCGCCTCGCACCTGCCGACGAAGTCGAGCATTTCATCCGCGCCAGAGGGCAGGGCGGAAACGTCATCGACGCCACGCCTGCAATCGCAGAACGCTATGGATCAGCTGTGGAGACACATGGCTCAGATCTACGGGCACAAGTGGACCAGCGCCTACACGGCGAATCCGGCGGGCTCAGCGGCGGCGACGTGGTCGAAGGGACTTTCCGGGTTGTCGGGTCGGCAGCTCGCTGA
- a CDS encoding DUF2184 domain-containing protein, which produces MPATHLHYDEADVVAVGQFQQNSGADLIRQDAGIFTARQLDYVRTRTYDRQLPPMKGLTLVPPSSDVPEWAETITHSVYDSVGIAKVIANYADDLPRADVSRIEKTIRVKTIGDSYGYNVNELIASNATGANLPTRKANAARLAIEIKLNLIGMVGDADYGLFGLTNHPNIGTTTITGGWTMATDADVMLADLDLIYNAVRVQSKGVHTVNKIAMATEPLSIISSKRLPDSNGLTVAEFFRRKHPGLVFEELAELTGAGPGGDDLIIAGEFAPDNITHDVPMQFNQLPAQPRNLELVVPCMARSAGVSVFYPLAFTKAVL; this is translated from the coding sequence ATGCCCGCCACTCATCTGCACTACGACGAGGCCGATGTCGTTGCCGTGGGACAGTTCCAGCAGAATTCCGGAGCCGATCTGATCCGGCAGGACGCTGGGATCTTCACCGCCCGCCAGCTCGACTACGTCCGCACCCGCACCTACGACCGCCAGCTGCCCCCGATGAAGGGGCTGACGCTCGTCCCGCCGTCCAGCGACGTCCCGGAATGGGCCGAAACCATCACCCACTCGGTGTATGACTCGGTCGGTATCGCCAAGGTCATCGCGAACTATGCCGATGACCTTCCGCGCGCCGACGTGAGCCGCATCGAGAAGACCATCCGGGTCAAGACCATCGGCGACAGCTACGGCTACAACGTCAATGAGCTGATCGCCTCCAACGCCACCGGCGCCAACCTGCCGACCCGCAAGGCCAACGCCGCGCGCCTGGCGATCGAGATCAAGCTCAACCTGATCGGCATGGTCGGCGATGCCGATTACGGCCTGTTCGGCCTGACCAACCACCCGAACATCGGCACCACCACCATCACCGGTGGCTGGACCATGGCGACCGACGCCGACGTGATGCTGGCCGACCTGGACCTCATCTACAACGCGGTGCGCGTGCAGTCCAAGGGCGTGCACACGGTCAACAAGATCGCCATGGCCACCGAGCCGCTGTCGATCATCAGCTCCAAGCGCCTGCCGGATTCGAACGGCCTGACCGTCGCCGAGTTCTTCCGCCGCAAGCACCCGGGGCTGGTGTTCGAGGAGCTGGCCGAGCTGACCGGCGCGGGCCCGGGCGGGGATGATCTGATCATCGCCGGCGAGTTTGCCCCGGACAACATCACCCACGACGTCCCGATGCAGTTCAACCAGCTGCCGGCCCAGCCGCGCAACCTGGAGCTGGTCGTGCCCTGCATGGCCCGCAGCGCGGGCGTGTCGGTCTTCTATCCCCTGGCATTCACCAAGGCGGTGCTCTGA